Proteins encoded within one genomic window of Panicum virgatum strain AP13 chromosome 1N, P.virgatum_v5, whole genome shotgun sequence:
- the LOC120655507 gene encoding signal recognition particle 19 kDa protein-like, with product MNVAGEAWVTNSKKWSVLYRVYIDSRKTVAEGRRVTAGKACPDPTCGEIADCCSHLNIPCHIEPDKSYPRDFLQVGRVRVQLKRDDGSLVNPEIVTKKKLMLQVAELVPKHLGRTRKQEPASNSSSTAPSQPGKV from the exons ATGaacgtcgccggcgaggcgtGGGTTACTAACAGCAAGAAGTGGAGCGTCCTCTACCGTGTGTATATCGACTCCAGGAAGACGGTCGCGGAGGGCCGACGCGTCACCGCCGGCAAGGCCTGCCCCGACCCTACCTGCGGCGAGATCGCCGATTGCTGCTCGCACCTCAATATCCCTTGCCATATCGAG CCAGATAAATCGTACCCGAGGGATTTCTTGCAGGTGGGGAGGGTGAGAGTGCAGCTCAAGAGGGATGATGGCTCCCTTGTTAACCCAGAGATTGTTACTA AGAAGAAGCTGATGCTCCAGGTTGCGGAGTTGGTTCCTAAGCATCTTGGAAGGACTAGGAAGCAGGAACCTGCTTCCAATTCTTCATCAACAGCCCCATCACAGCCGGGAAAGGTTTGA